The sequence TGGGAATTCATTTTATTGACAATACCGATCCCGCAGGCATTGACCGGCTGGTGGCAACCTTGGGGAACCGTTTACGCACCAGTGTAATTTTGGTCACGTCCAAATCCGGCGGCACCCCCGAACCCCGCAACGGCATGTGGGAATTACAGCGGGTCTTTCGCCAGCGGGAATGGCTGTTTGCGCCCCAGGCGGTGGCGGTGACCATGCCCGGCAGTGATTTGGATCAAACCGCCCAACAGGAGCGGTGGCTGGCCCGTTTTCCCATGTTTGACTGGGTGGGGGGGCGCACCTCGGAATTGGCGACGGTGGGGCTGGTACCGGCGGCTCTGCAGGGGATTCCCATCCGGGAGATGTTGCGGGGGGCACGGGAAATGGATCAGGCGACCCGCATCGCTGAAGTACGGCAAAATCCGGCGGCACTCCTCGCCTTGGCTTGGTATGCGGCGGGGCAGGGACAGGGGCGCAAAGACATGGTGATCCTGCCCTACAAGGACAGCCTGAGTTTGCTCAGCCGCTATCTGCAACAGTTGGTGATGGAATCCCTGGGCAAGGAAAAGGATTTGGATGGCAAGGTGGTGAATCAGGGCATTGCCGTCTATGGCAACAAGGGTTCCACCGACCAACACGCCTATGTGCAACAGTTGCGGGAGGGGTTGAATAACTTTTTTGCCACCTTTATCGAAGTACTCAAGGATCGAGATGGTGGGGACTGGGAAATCGAACCGGGGATCACCACCGGGGATTACCTCTCCGGCTTTTTGCAGGGCACCCGGCAAGCCTTGTACGAAAACGGTCGGGAATCCATTACCATCACCCTGCGGGAAGTCACCCCCAAAACCGTAGCCGCCTTGATTGCCCTGTACGAACGGGCGGTGGGTTTGTATGCTTCGTTAATCAATATCAATGCCTACCATCAGCCGGGGGTCGAAGCGGGGAAAAAAGCCGCCAGTGCCATCTTGCAACTGCAACGCCAATTGCTGAAAACCCTACGGGAGCATCCCCACGGGTTAACTTTAGAAGAAATAGCACAACAGGTACAGGCACCAGCGGAAGTGGAAACGATTTACAAAATTTTGCGCCATCTCGAAGCCAACCAGCGGGGGGTGGAATTTATCGGTGAAAAGCATAAACTCGCTGGATTGATGGTGCGCCCCCAGGGGTAAAGGACTATTTCCAGTTGCGGTTGGGGGTAGGGCATCTCTAAAAAATAGGTCGCAGGGGCACCACCCCCGTTCTTGGTTCTGGAGAATTTCTGTATGCCTACGGCACGCAAGCTAATGCAAATCAAGTAGGATTGCTAAATCTGCCACTGGCGATAATAAATACAGTCTATTTGTCAATTAAAGGATGCAAAAAGCCTTGATTATTCTAAAATTTCAGCATGATTGACCTACGGTAAGTGGGGTTCAACTGTATCCCATAACTACTTAAAAGACTGTAAATAGAGGTGCCGTTAATTAAAAATGCCCGTTATTTATCCCCACAACCCAGGTGAGGGCTAGTGATTCGCTGTACCTGCACCCGTAATTCAGGCATGAGGGTAGCCACCTGCGCCCGGTGATAATTGTGACCATTAATGCGTACATTGGGGGCGGTTTTGCAGGCTTTCTGGCAACCACTCCCTTCCACAAAAACCCATTCTTCCCAACCCTGCGCGCGCACCATTTCGCTAAGTTCTTGCAATAATTGCACTCCCCCCTGCTTGCGGCAATTGCCCTTTTGGCAGACCTCGACCCGACAAGGCGGATGGGTGGCGGCCATGCTTTGGGCGAGGGTGGGCGGGGAAACCAGGGACTCCGTACCGGAAAACAAAATAATATCCGTAGCTTGCCAACTGTGGTCATGCCAACGTACTGCCACTTTTACGCCCATCCCCACCACCAATTCCCGCATTAGCCCCGCCCGCATATACTTGGGCAATTTCACCTGATACTCCTGGGCCCCATCCTGGATGCGGATAAACTTGAGCTTGCCCTTGCTCGAAGGCCAAAACCCCACAAACACGCCGGTGAAAATTTCCATAATGATATTTATGTGCAATAAACTTACCTTTAGTATAGGGGCAGATGACCCGGGGTCACAAGGGGATCACCAGGATGGTTTACCCTGGGAAACGCCGGGATACGCGACGCCGCTGGGATGGCAAAAATTCAGGTAATTCAGGCGGGATCGGTGCCCTATCCCCACGCCTGGGCATGGCAAAAGGAACAGGTGCAGGAACGGTTGGATCACCCGGAACTCCCGGATGTATTGGCATTATTAGAACATGAGCCGGTCTATACCCTGGGGCAGGGGGCATCTTTAGATTTTCTGCATTTTTCCATCGGTAGGATTGGCATTCCCGTCTATCGCACGGAACGGGGCGGGGAAGTGACCTATCATGGGCCGGGGCAGGTGGTGGGCTATCCGATTTTGCGCCTGAAAAATTACGGGTTGGATGTGCATCAGTATCTGCGTGCTTTAGAGCAAATTATTATCAATGTCCTGGAAAAATATGGTATTCCTGGGGAACGGAAACCCGGCTATACCGGGGTATGGGTGGGGGACCAAAAGGTGGCGGCGCTGGGCATCAAGGTACGGCGGGGGGTGACGATGCACGGGTTTGCCCTGAATGTGTGTACGGATTTAAGGGCTTTTGAGCGGATTGTGCCCTGTGGGATTCGGGGCTATGGGGTGGGAAATGTGGCGCAATTTTGCCCCGATATTGACCTGGCAGGGGTGTGCGAGGGTTTGATCCAGAGCTTTGGGGCAGTTTTGGGCGCAGACATGGAGCAGGGGGGCCCAATTTCGATAA comes from Synechococcus sp. C9 and encodes:
- a CDS encoding glucose-6-phosphate isomerase — translated: MAPTLWQRYQDWLYYHSGLELYLDVSRVDSLTQELYQELQPQFIRAFQDMAALESGSIANPDEQRMVGHYWLRDPDLAPTPEIQRDIRESIDRVEQFAQQVHRGEIRAGNGEPFTDVVSVGIGGSALGPQFVAQALAPVQPPLGIHFIDNTDPAGIDRLVATLGNRLRTSVILVTSKSGGTPEPRNGMWELQRVFRQREWLFAPQAVAVTMPGSDLDQTAQQERWLARFPMFDWVGGRTSELATVGLVPAALQGIPIREMLRGAREMDQATRIAEVRQNPAALLALAWYAAGQGQGRKDMVILPYKDSLSLLSRYLQQLVMESLGKEKDLDGKVVNQGIAVYGNKGSTDQHAYVQQLREGLNNFFATFIEVLKDRDGGDWEIEPGITTGDYLSGFLQGTRQALYENGRESITITLREVTPKTVAALIALYERAVGLYASLININAYHQPGVEAGKKAASAILQLQRQLLKTLREHPHGLTLEEIAQQVQAPAEVETIYKILRHLEANQRGVEFIGEKHKLAGLMVRPQG
- a CDS encoding (2Fe-2S) ferredoxin domain-containing protein, which encodes MEIFTGVFVGFWPSSKGKLKFIRIQDGAQEYQVKLPKYMRAGLMRELVVGMGVKVAVRWHDHSWQATDIILFSGTESLVSPPTLAQSMAATHPPCRVEVCQKGNCRKQGGVQLLQELSEMVRAQGWEEWVFVEGSGCQKACKTAPNVRINGHNYHRAQVATLMPELRVQVQRITSPHLGCGDK
- the lipB gene encoding lipoyl(octanoyl) transferase LipB, with product MAKIQVIQAGSVPYPHAWAWQKEQVQERLDHPELPDVLALLEHEPVYTLGQGASLDFLHFSIGRIGIPVYRTERGGEVTYHGPGQVVGYPILRLKNYGLDVHQYLRALEQIIINVLEKYGIPGERKPGYTGVWVGDQKVAALGIKVRRGVTMHGFALNVCTDLRAFERIVPCGIRGYGVGNVAQFCPDIDLAGVCEGLIQSFGAVLGADMEQGGPISIRC